From a region of the Panicum virgatum strain AP13 chromosome 2K, P.virgatum_v5, whole genome shotgun sequence genome:
- the LOC120684202 gene encoding uncharacterized protein LOC120684202 isoform X1: MFSIFLICAGLLTIKQEFFFYGSNPPSTAKEDNTANQSVTNCFAEDKTNQDSNIKPSKRQKHSSEPKTVNAFQRVRLEDVKFADERLQDNSYWAKGGGETGFDAKAQEILGQVEEGAFGVRRPRRSAEHTGVDKLTYKLTRSSLTIRMTSDRLASPKMGVGRSLLHLAADHFYGQLPDQSCSGWKVLEVRWCYVVNYRSHMSSARNLKL, translated from the exons atgttttctatttttctcattTGCGCAGGTTTGCTAACAATAAAGcaggaattttttttttatgGAAGCAATCCCCCTTCGACAGCTAAAGAAGATAACACTGCTAACCAGAGCGTAACCAATTGCTTTGCTGAGGATAAAACAAACCAGGACAGCAATATAAAACCAAGTAAAAGGCAGAAACATTCATCTGAG CCTAAAACTGTGAATGCTTTTCAACGGGTGAGGCTGGAGGATGTCAAATTTGCAGATGAGAGACTTCAGGATAACTCTTATTGGGCTAAG GGTGGTGGAGAAACTGGTTTTGATGCGAAGGCGCAAGAGATCCTTGGTCAAGTCGAGGAAG GGGCTTTTGGCGTGAGAAGACCAAGAAGAAGCGCGGAACATACAGGGGTGGACAAATTGACCTACAAACTCACTCGATCAAGTTTGACAATTCGGATGACGAGTGACCGCTTAGCTTCACCAAAGATGGGAGTTGGGAGAAGTCTACTGCATTTAGCAGCTGACCATTTCTATGGACAATTACCCGATCAGTCTTGCTCTGGTTGGAAGGTTTTGGAGGTGAGGTGGTGCTACGTGGTAAACTATCGAAGTCATATGTCGAGTGCGAGGAATCTGAAACTTTAA
- the LOC120684202 gene encoding uncharacterized protein LOC120684202 isoform X2, with amino-acid sequence MFSIFLICAGLLTIKQEFFFYGSNPPSTAKEDNTANQSVTNCFAEDKTNQDSNIKPSKRQKHSSEPKTVNAFQRVRLEDVKFADERLQDNSYWAKGGGETGFDAKAQEILGQVEEGAFGVRRPRRSAEHTGVDKLTYKLTRSSLTIRMTSDRLASPKMGVGRSLLHLAADHFYGQLPDQSCSGWKVLEVPLHYQSTRN; translated from the exons atgttttctatttttctcattTGCGCAGGTTTGCTAACAATAAAGcaggaattttttttttatgGAAGCAATCCCCCTTCGACAGCTAAAGAAGATAACACTGCTAACCAGAGCGTAACCAATTGCTTTGCTGAGGATAAAACAAACCAGGACAGCAATATAAAACCAAGTAAAAGGCAGAAACATTCATCTGAG CCTAAAACTGTGAATGCTTTTCAACGGGTGAGGCTGGAGGATGTCAAATTTGCAGATGAGAGACTTCAGGATAACTCTTATTGGGCTAAG GGTGGTGGAGAAACTGGTTTTGATGCGAAGGCGCAAGAGATCCTTGGTCAAGTCGAGGAAG GGGCTTTTGGCGTGAGAAGACCAAGAAGAAGCGCGGAACATACAGGGGTGGACAAATTGACCTACAAACTCACTCGATCAAGTTTGACAATTCGGATGACGAGTGACCGCTTAGCTTCACCAAAGATGGGAGTTGGGAGAAGTCTACTGCATTTAGCAGCTGACCATTTCTATGGACAATTACCCGATCAGTCTTGCTCTGGTTGGAAGGTTTTGGAG